In one window of Tumebacillus algifaecis DNA:
- a CDS encoding AAA family ATPase, with translation MNLKTIRNVRIENFQSHELTEMSFDDGLNVIVGASDNGKSAVIRALRWLLYNEPRGSDFMRVGATQCRVTVELADGARVTRERTPSKNRYIVVQASGEEQIYEGFGNSVPLEVSELTGVRKVPFDEDHETALHLGTQLEPPFLLSEPGSIKAKAIGRLNGVHIIDAASRDTNRDLTRANSDERGYREQLAEVQEELEQFSDLPYLENILLLVEEKQAALKERSARLERLNVLVKKYQTVQRDLGVAEQVLMQTADLDRAELQAERAITLQSKAIRLHQARNRRDSVTEGIARTEHVLHKTAGLATAEMGLTRSETLLARCQRLSKLAESNAQLSHLRGRVEAVLQKTEGLQGAERSVGRLEAAKGRLNNLQALRAKRFDTVQLLAKLERVLQRTADTPQLGERLELLEHKRVQALKLRDLVLKKADLSHKLGSLQQMLTALADTERAEWALQQLMMLTERQKMLAKINADLFDLGDRLNKADVYLNTNALEITEKLEAYSQALKQSGSCPVCFAPIDEHTTERLLDEFKGGLPDEHSHRS, from the coding sequence ATGAACCTGAAGACGATTCGCAACGTACGCATCGAAAACTTTCAATCGCACGAACTGACCGAAATGTCATTTGACGACGGGTTGAACGTGATCGTCGGCGCGTCTGACAACGGCAAATCGGCAGTGATTCGCGCACTACGCTGGCTGCTTTACAATGAACCGCGCGGCTCCGATTTCATGCGCGTGGGTGCCACACAGTGCCGGGTCACCGTCGAGTTGGCCGACGGGGCGCGCGTGACGCGTGAACGCACACCCTCGAAAAACCGCTACATCGTTGTGCAGGCAAGCGGCGAGGAGCAGATATACGAAGGATTTGGCAACAGCGTACCACTGGAAGTGAGTGAATTGACCGGGGTGCGCAAAGTGCCGTTCGATGAGGACCATGAAACGGCGTTGCACCTTGGGACGCAGCTCGAACCCCCTTTTTTACTGTCCGAACCGGGCTCGATCAAAGCGAAAGCGATCGGGCGCTTAAACGGTGTCCACATCATCGACGCGGCCAGTCGCGATACGAATCGTGACCTGACGCGGGCCAATTCGGATGAACGCGGGTACCGCGAGCAGTTGGCTGAGGTGCAGGAAGAGTTGGAGCAGTTCTCCGACCTGCCCTATTTGGAGAACATCCTGTTGCTGGTGGAAGAGAAGCAGGCTGCGTTAAAAGAACGCTCCGCCCGCTTGGAGCGACTGAACGTGTTGGTGAAAAAATACCAGACCGTGCAGCGCGATCTCGGGGTCGCCGAGCAGGTGCTTATGCAAACGGCAGACCTCGACCGCGCTGAACTCCAGGCTGAGCGGGCGATCACCCTGCAAAGCAAGGCGATTCGTCTGCACCAAGCCCGCAACAGGCGAGATAGCGTGACAGAAGGTATCGCTCGCACCGAACATGTTTTGCACAAAACGGCGGGGCTTGCTACTGCCGAAATGGGGCTCACGCGCAGTGAAACGTTGCTCGCCCGTTGCCAGCGGCTGAGCAAGCTGGCCGAGTCCAACGCGCAGCTCAGCCACTTGCGAGGGCGTGTCGAGGCTGTGTTGCAGAAGACGGAAGGCCTGCAAGGGGCAGAACGCAGCGTTGGCCGTCTCGAAGCGGCAAAAGGCCGCCTGAACAATTTGCAGGCGTTGCGAGCCAAACGATTCGATACGGTGCAACTGCTTGCCAAGTTGGAACGCGTGCTGCAACGTACTGCAGACACGCCGCAGCTTGGCGAGCGCCTCGAGCTTTTGGAACACAAGCGAGTCCAGGCGCTGAAGCTCCGCGATCTCGTCTTGAAAAAAGCGGATCTGTCGCACAAACTCGGCTCCTTGCAGCAGATGCTCACCGCCCTCGCTGACACGGAGCGGGCCGAGTGGGCGTTGCAACAACTGATGATGCTGACAGAACGGCAAAAAATGCTGGCCAAAATCAATGCCGACCTCTTCGATCTCGGCGACCGCTTGAACAAGGCGGACGTGTATCTGAACACGAACGCGCTGGAGATCACCGAGAAGTTGGAAGCGTACAGTCAGGCTTTGAAACAATCGGGGTCGTGTCCGGTCTGCTTTGCGCCGATCGATGAACATACGACCGAACGACTGCTAGATGAATTTAAAGGAGGGCTCCCAGATGAGCACAGCCATCGATCATAA
- a CDS encoding ATPase, protein MTIETGNLDAAIAQLRDHYNRRLGEQEALLRKKRQVEEKVTEKRAEIAKLEQVKILLQESSAFAREQARRQIETMVTNALQFIFGDQDLEFRVEIDEVRGRAEGEFLVVSTYGGEIPVQTRPQDARGGGVVDVISLALRAALLHANRPRLDGPIILDEPAKHVSEEYSRQVAEFLKQLSTAFGRQIIMVTHNQHLANTGDTAYMVEMRSGKSYVRVYQSIEQA, encoded by the coding sequence ATGACGATCGAGACTGGAAACTTGGACGCAGCGATCGCACAACTTCGCGATCACTACAACCGCCGCTTGGGCGAGCAGGAAGCGCTACTTCGTAAAAAGCGGCAGGTGGAAGAGAAGGTGACCGAGAAACGAGCGGAGATCGCCAAGCTTGAGCAGGTCAAAATCCTGCTGCAGGAATCGAGCGCCTTTGCTCGCGAACAGGCCCGCCGTCAGATTGAGACGATGGTCACCAATGCACTGCAGTTTATTTTTGGCGATCAGGATCTCGAATTTCGCGTGGAGATCGACGAAGTGCGGGGCAGAGCGGAGGGCGAATTTTTGGTCGTCTCCACCTATGGCGGGGAGATTCCGGTACAGACACGCCCGCAGGATGCACGCGGCGGCGGGGTGGTTGACGTGATCTCGCTGGCGTTGCGCGCCGCACTCTTGCATGCCAACCGTCCGCGATTGGATGGGCCGATCATCCTCGACGAGCCGGCGAAACACGTATCAGAAGAATATAGCCGCCAAGTGGCAGAGTTCTTAAAACAGTTGTCCACCGCGTTCGGACGGCAGATCATCATGGTCACCCACAACCAACACTTGGCAAACACGGGGGATACTGCCTACATGGTGGAGATGCGTTCCGGGAAAAGCTATGTGCGAGTCTATCAGAGCATAGAACAAGCGTAA
- the speD gene encoding adenosylmethionine decarboxylase, translating into MDTMGRHVIAELWECDGQILNNQEEVEKIMVNAALESGAEVREVVFHKFTPQGVSGVVVISESHLTIHSFPEHGYASIDVYTCGDRIDPTVATDYITKRLRAGRKEEIFIPRGVGSFENVKQNVEILR; encoded by the coding sequence ATGGACACGATGGGACGACACGTCATTGCGGAACTTTGGGAATGTGACGGGCAGATTCTGAACAACCAGGAAGAAGTGGAAAAGATCATGGTCAACGCCGCACTCGAATCGGGGGCGGAAGTGCGCGAAGTGGTGTTCCACAAGTTCACTCCGCAAGGGGTGAGCGGTGTTGTGGTCATCTCCGAATCGCACTTGACCATTCACTCCTTTCCGGAGCACGGGTATGCCAGCATCGACGTCTACACGTGCGGAGATCGAATCGATCCGACGGTGGCGACCGATTATATCACCAAACGCCTGCGTGCCGGACGCAAGGAAGAGATTTTCATCCCGCGCGGCGTGGGTTCGTTTGAAAATGTGAAGCAAAACGTCGAGATTCTGCGTTAG
- a CDS encoding polymorphic toxin type 44 domain-containing protein — protein sequence MNSKYLLLTTLAVATVLSVTTTSSFAATNLVTPEAQVPIGEDLTNSFTTTMRKNAAYMAYYAMNEQNYQGTYPVLTGQEFASKVRTGGVWDYKQYYGGTVQYMYNGLYVTGADVGNMHYGFVGRGAGFPDTLLKTAAGAYQIYSGTWYIGWYSSYFDDPRDQYWINYGIGMYNNNSWPRTISFNSTQIDTSLFNLLSDQEKKEIRNKVIKDAEKLK from the coding sequence ATGAATTCCAAGTATCTTTTACTGACCACTCTAGCTGTTGCAACTGTCTTGTCAGTCACCACGACTAGTTCCTTTGCTGCAACCAATCTGGTCACACCAGAAGCCCAGGTTCCAATTGGAGAAGATTTAACAAATAGCTTCACAACCACCATGCGTAAAAATGCCGCGTATATGGCTTACTACGCAATGAACGAACAAAACTACCAAGGTACTTATCCTGTATTAACTGGACAAGAATTTGCCAGTAAAGTACGAACTGGCGGAGTCTGGGACTACAAGCAATATTACGGTGGCACGGTTCAGTATATGTACAACGGTCTATATGTGACTGGTGCAGACGTAGGCAACATGCATTATGGTTTTGTTGGAAGAGGAGCAGGCTTCCCAGATACTCTATTAAAGACTGCGGCAGGTGCCTACCAAATTTATTCGGGCACGTGGTATATCGGTTGGTACTCTAGTTACTTTGATGATCCGAGAGACCAATATTGGATCAATTATGGTATCGGCATGTACAACAACAACAGTTGGCCTAGAACCATTAGCTTCAACAGCACACAAATCGATACTTCATTGTTCAACCTTTTGAGCGATCAAGAGAAAAAAGAAATTAGAAATAAAGTTATTAAAGACGCTGAAAAATTAAAGTAA
- a CDS encoding DUF5412 domain-containing protein, which yields MKKKILMGCMTFFILVVGLLVFTVYYFFYSMHRLPEGDYMSQTSSPNNTYTIEFYLVNGGATTDYSIRGELVDTETNDRENIYWEYRKENVKAIWIDEHTVIINGHKLDVRKDKYDWRQEME from the coding sequence TTGAAGAAGAAAATTCTTATGGGTTGTATGACATTTTTTATTTTGGTTGTGGGATTACTTGTGTTTACAGTGTATTATTTCTTCTATTCGATGCATCGTTTGCCGGAGGGAGACTACATGAGCCAAACAAGTTCTCCTAACAATACGTACACAATAGAGTTTTACTTGGTTAATGGTGGAGCAACTACTGATTATAGTATCAGGGGAGAATTGGTGGATACCGAAACAAATGATAGAGAAAATATTTATTGGGAGTATCGTAAAGAAAATGTAAAAGCCATATGGATTGATGAACATACAGTCATAATCAATGGGCATAAGCTCGATGTCAGAAAAGATAAGTATGACTGGCGACAAGAAATGGAGTGA
- a CDS encoding helix-turn-helix domain-containing protein, which produces MNRSSLGQRVRETRLKKGITQIELASGLCTPSLISQIESDRARPSYKTLVALAARLDVPLEQLLNGVNFDLESSSKYKMAKSMVRAREYQPAIPLLNDLLEIQQRRIPKEGLFLELVQCHIELGNALEAESLLNQLYQICNTERNNHLLAEVLYYLGKVAELKNDYPIALFHTNRAWEELQTIEEIDTDLQAKVLMQLATLHERIGKVAESAKLYERALLLHQHNGEERGKTYLRLAEVYDRQKKYEQAQEYAVKATVHLEEQSTKEHMQEMQRRLLMLQRDSSDWNKSVPIILSIAEQYEQNGKKQKAGEVYADLALNCLDNHEYDEAWAYAEKARMALPDTDSTMGQVHRVLSFVYFRREDKKKGKKHLENAVKIFEQHGKIAELEAVMLHMCRFLNDKGDHQEAYERMEAFHHYLINQLEQRGIIL; this is translated from the coding sequence TTGAATCGTTCGTCTCTTGGGCAAAGAGTTCGTGAAACACGCTTAAAGAAGGGTATCACCCAAATAGAGCTTGCTTCGGGCTTATGCACACCATCTTTGATCTCGCAAATTGAAAGTGACAGGGCACGTCCTTCCTACAAAACACTGGTTGCTTTAGCAGCTCGACTTGATGTTCCACTTGAACAACTCTTAAATGGAGTGAATTTCGATTTGGAGTCGTCGAGTAAATATAAGATGGCGAAAAGTATGGTTCGAGCGAGAGAGTATCAACCTGCCATCCCGCTGTTGAATGATCTCTTGGAAATCCAACAGCGCCGGATTCCGAAAGAGGGGTTGTTTTTGGAACTCGTGCAATGTCACATTGAGTTGGGAAATGCGCTAGAAGCAGAAAGCTTGCTGAACCAGTTGTATCAAATTTGCAACACGGAACGGAACAATCATTTGCTGGCTGAAGTGCTGTATTATCTTGGAAAGGTCGCTGAGTTGAAAAATGATTACCCAATCGCACTTTTCCATACGAACCGCGCTTGGGAAGAACTTCAAACGATTGAGGAGATTGACACAGATCTTCAAGCAAAGGTTCTCATGCAGTTGGCAACTCTCCACGAGCGGATCGGAAAGGTGGCAGAGTCGGCGAAGTTGTACGAAAGGGCGTTGTTACTCCACCAGCACAATGGTGAAGAGCGAGGGAAGACATACCTTCGTTTGGCAGAGGTCTATGATCGGCAAAAGAAGTATGAGCAAGCACAAGAATACGCTGTGAAGGCAACTGTACATTTGGAGGAACAATCTACGAAAGAGCACATGCAGGAAATGCAACGCCGATTGCTTATGCTTCAGCGCGATTCGAGCGATTGGAACAAGTCCGTTCCAATAATTTTGTCCATAGCGGAACAGTATGAGCAAAATGGAAAGAAACAGAAAGCGGGTGAAGTTTACGCCGACCTTGCGCTGAATTGTTTGGATAATCATGAGTATGACGAAGCATGGGCATATGCCGAAAAAGCGAGAATGGCTCTTCCTGATACGGATTCTACAATGGGGCAAGTTCACCGCGTTCTATCATTTGTCTATTTTCGTCGCGAAGATAAGAAAAAAGGGAAGAAGCACCTTGAGAACGCGGTCAAGATTTTTGAGCAACACGGCAAGATTGCGGAGCTTGAAGCAGTTATGTTACACATGTGCCGATTTCTGAACGACAAAGGGGATCACCAGGAAGCATATGAGCGGATGGAAGCGTTTCACCACTACTTGATCAACCAGTTAGAACAGCGTGGGATCATTTTGTGA
- a CDS encoding ExeA family protein, producing MFEAFYEMTRTPFSRDMPTHELYASDVLEETLERLAYTAERQWFSVVTGDCGTGKTTTIRRFADVLDSSRFKLLYLSDSKLTPRHFYKGLLEQLGCEAKFYRGDSKRQLHREIELMRGVHRLQPVVVVDEAHLLDKEMFEEVRFLLNFRMDAQSPMALILVGQNELWERLQLQTFTAIRQRIDLQCKLVHYDRSQVGAYISRHLEYAGVSRDLFTDGAIDEIYRYSSGTVRLVNKAATHSLIYGAANKHRIIDDHMIKRVIEGELT from the coding sequence ATGTTTGAAGCGTTTTACGAAATGACGAGAACACCTTTTTCACGCGACATGCCGACTCATGAGTTGTATGCTTCAGATGTTTTGGAAGAAACGCTGGAGAGGTTGGCATATACCGCCGAAAGGCAATGGTTTTCAGTTGTGACAGGTGACTGCGGAACGGGTAAAACAACGACGATCCGCCGGTTTGCAGATGTACTTGACTCATCGAGATTCAAATTGCTCTATTTATCTGATTCGAAGCTAACGCCACGCCATTTTTACAAAGGATTGCTCGAACAATTGGGGTGTGAAGCGAAGTTTTATCGAGGAGACAGTAAGCGACAATTGCATCGGGAAATTGAATTGATGCGAGGAGTTCATCGCTTACAGCCTGTAGTGGTGGTTGACGAGGCGCATTTGTTGGACAAGGAGATGTTCGAAGAAGTGCGATTTTTGCTCAACTTCAGAATGGACGCTCAGAGTCCTATGGCCTTGATCCTGGTCGGGCAAAATGAGTTGTGGGAACGTCTGCAACTGCAGACGTTCACGGCTATTCGCCAAAGAATTGATCTGCAATGCAAACTTGTTCACTACGACCGCTCACAAGTGGGAGCATATATCTCACGTCATTTGGAATATGCCGGCGTTAGCCGGGATCTTTTTACGGACGGTGCGATCGATGAGATTTACCGTTATTCGAGCGGTACAGTTCGCTTGGTGAACAAAGCGGCGACACATAGTCTGATCTACGGTGCAGCGAACAAGCACCGGATCATTGACGACCACATGATAAAACGGGTGATCGAGGGAGAATTGACTTAA
- a CDS encoding DDE-type integrase/transposase/recombinase, with translation MNNEKKAEEVAAERMQLISPLVAEGIDPGKAKELKKAICEQTGLSERTLRRYLSAYRTDGFAGLRPQGMGKRRSAEAITPYLLEQAILLRREVPSRSVAQIIQILEWEGLAKPGEIKRSTLQEKLMERGYSTRHMRLYSTAGLAARRFQHKQRNRLWQSDIKFGPYLPIGEGGANKQVYLVAFIDDATRYVLHAAFYPTLDQTIVEDCFRYAIQTSGVPESVYFDNGKQFRTKSMTRTCAKLGIRLRFTRPYAAESKGKIERFNRVIDSFLAEVMLEKPQTLDQLNELFQVWLTECYQTKPHSALDDSSSPQVAFRSDSTPLRLVEESIIADAFLHSESRKVDKAGCISFMGKKYEVGLPFIGHRVEVVYDPRDISTITIEYGNHTPWQAKELTIGEWAGQRPSLPSTIETVSANGSRLLVAAEKKNQVRKERQTRAVSFRKMREEAQPDV, from the coding sequence ATGAATAACGAAAAAAAGGCGGAAGAAGTCGCCGCAGAGCGCATGCAACTGATCTCTCCGCTAGTAGCCGAAGGGATTGACCCTGGCAAAGCCAAGGAACTGAAGAAAGCCATTTGTGAACAGACGGGCTTATCCGAGCGAACTCTTCGACGCTATTTGTCTGCCTATCGAACCGACGGCTTCGCTGGACTTCGACCTCAAGGAATGGGAAAGCGGCGATCAGCCGAAGCGATCACTCCTTATCTGCTAGAGCAAGCGATTCTGCTTCGTCGAGAAGTACCAAGTCGCAGTGTCGCGCAAATCATTCAGATACTCGAATGGGAAGGTTTGGCCAAGCCCGGTGAGATTAAGCGTAGCACGTTGCAAGAGAAATTGATGGAGCGCGGCTACAGCACTCGCCATATGCGACTTTACTCAACCGCCGGCCTTGCGGCCAGACGCTTTCAACACAAACAGCGCAACCGCTTGTGGCAAAGCGATATCAAGTTCGGGCCCTATCTACCGATTGGTGAAGGCGGAGCTAACAAGCAGGTGTACCTCGTTGCATTCATCGACGATGCGACACGTTATGTGTTACATGCCGCATTCTATCCGACACTCGATCAAACGATTGTGGAAGACTGTTTCCGTTACGCAATCCAAACAAGTGGCGTTCCTGAATCTGTCTACTTTGATAACGGCAAGCAATTTCGAACCAAAAGCATGACTCGCACATGCGCCAAACTAGGTATTCGCCTTCGCTTTACGAGACCATATGCAGCCGAATCCAAGGGGAAGATCGAGCGTTTCAACCGAGTCATAGACAGTTTCCTTGCGGAAGTGATGTTGGAAAAGCCGCAAACACTCGACCAACTCAATGAATTGTTTCAAGTTTGGCTCACCGAATGTTACCAGACCAAGCCCCACTCCGCACTTGATGACAGTTCAAGCCCTCAGGTAGCGTTCCGTAGCGACTCGACACCGCTCCGACTCGTCGAAGAATCAATTATCGCGGATGCGTTCCTACACAGCGAATCCCGAAAAGTGGACAAGGCTGGTTGTATCAGCTTTATGGGTAAAAAATACGAGGTTGGGCTCCCGTTCATCGGGCATAGAGTGGAAGTCGTCTACGACCCGCGTGACATCTCAACAATTACCATTGAATATGGCAATCACACGCCGTGGCAGGCGAAAGAGCTGACCATCGGTGAATGGGCAGGACAACGCCCCTCGTTGCCATCGACAATTGAAACAGTTTCAGCAAATGGTTCGCGGTTATTGGTCGCTGCAGAGAAGAAGAATCAAGTTCGAAAAGAACGTCAGACACGCGCTGTCTCGTTCCGTAAGATGCGGGAGGAGGCACAGCCGGATGTTTGA
- a CDS encoding DUF6431 domain-containing protein, whose protein sequence is MCEDDLYTIGSRRRVGRKPTGDQITYIIRRLRCKGCERIHHELPDLLVPYKRYETECLESVVSNRQAPDVAADESTLYRWRVWFGKCWQYWVNCLLTIASRSGNPVEALSVPSSSALQRIGHFVGQGVGWLARVVRPIVHSQLWVHTRFAFLSDIP, encoded by the coding sequence ATATGTGAAGATGACTTGTACACAATCGGGAGTCGGAGGCGCGTCGGGCGAAAGCCAACCGGCGATCAGATCACCTACATAATTCGTCGTTTGCGTTGCAAAGGTTGCGAGCGGATTCATCATGAATTACCGGATTTGCTCGTCCCTTACAAACGTTATGAAACCGAATGCCTCGAATCAGTTGTGTCTAATAGACAGGCTCCAGACGTAGCAGCAGATGAATCGACCTTGTACCGCTGGCGCGTTTGGTTCGGGAAGTGTTGGCAGTATTGGGTGAATTGTTTATTAACAATTGCGTCGCGTTCAGGAAATCCGGTGGAGGCATTGTCCGTACCTTCATCATCTGCACTCCAACGGATCGGACATTTTGTCGGACAAGGCGTCGGATGGCTGGCGAGAGTTGTCCGCCCCATCGTTCATTCTCAATTATGGGTACATACCCGTTTTGCCTTCTTGTCCGACATCCCTTGA
- a CDS encoding C40 family peptidase, translating to MTRFAKRLVGTLLIVSTLVCVGIPEKVQAQMELPQPTETVVSLPNHLQHGLLKQGYSGYAVRQLQTNLKTLGYYKYGKITGYYGTITKQAVRNFQLAYSIHADGVAGSVTTREISHAILKRKMIADTTHYTGIKYVWGGASPSKGFDCSGFVHYMFRKFGVSVPRTTSSGMYKFGRPINRWKLRPGDLVFFAIEGKHISHVGFYLGNNKFISATSSKGIWVYSMNNSFWGPHFVGARRVY from the coding sequence ATGACACGGTTTGCCAAACGGCTAGTAGGAACCCTCTTGATCGTATCGACACTTGTATGTGTTGGAATTCCCGAGAAGGTACAGGCGCAAATGGAGTTGCCGCAACCGACCGAAACGGTAGTCAGCTTGCCGAATCATCTGCAGCATGGCCTGCTGAAACAAGGCTACTCCGGCTATGCGGTTCGTCAATTGCAAACCAATTTGAAAACACTCGGCTACTATAAATATGGAAAGATCACCGGCTATTACGGCACGATCACCAAACAAGCGGTGCGAAATTTTCAACTCGCGTACAGCATTCACGCAGACGGTGTGGCTGGTTCCGTCACGACGCGGGAGATTTCCCACGCGATTTTAAAGCGCAAGATGATAGCTGACACCACACATTACACAGGCATCAAATATGTTTGGGGTGGCGCGTCGCCGAGCAAAGGGTTTGACTGCTCAGGATTTGTTCATTATATGTTCCGCAAATTTGGCGTCAGCGTCCCGCGAACCACTTCGTCCGGCATGTACAAATTTGGCCGCCCGATCAATCGCTGGAAATTGCGACCTGGTGATCTCGTCTTTTTTGCGATCGAAGGAAAACATATCTCACATGTCGGCTTTTACCTGGGCAACAACAAGTTTATCTCCGCCACTTCTTCCAAAGGGATCTGGGTCTATTCGATGAACAATTCCTTTTGGGGACCGCATTTCGTCGGAGCGCGCCGAGTCTATTAG
- a CDS encoding AAA family ATPase, translating to MFLRDIQFRWERISQSQKRQYPFQLPAYRSLDTLELHQPVTFFVGENGTGKSTLLEAIASLCDFPKSGGEILAEEHSEAHELLLDQVLRLSWMPRVRSGFFLRSETFFNFASLLDRRKQEKDFGGNPYSRYGGKSLHQRSHGEAFLDLFQNRFQESGNSIYLLDEPEAALSPMRQLAFLSIMKKLVDTKRTQFIICTHSPILLGYPGADIYSFDEAPLQKIDYEETPHYAVTKYFLNQRDAMLEKLFEEA from the coding sequence TTGTTTTTGCGTGACATTCAATTTCGTTGGGAACGGATTTCGCAAAGCCAAAAGCGTCAGTACCCATTTCAGCTTCCAGCCTACCGCAGCCTTGATACGCTCGAGTTGCATCAGCCGGTGACCTTTTTTGTCGGGGAAAACGGGACTGGTAAATCGACGTTGCTCGAAGCGATTGCATCATTGTGCGATTTTCCGAAAAGCGGTGGTGAAATTCTGGCAGAAGAGCATTCGGAAGCGCACGAGTTATTGCTCGATCAGGTCCTGCGGCTGTCGTGGATGCCTCGAGTGCGCAGCGGCTTCTTTTTGCGCTCGGAGACATTTTTCAATTTTGCTTCGTTGCTCGATCGACGGAAGCAGGAAAAGGACTTTGGAGGAAATCCGTACTCGCGCTACGGGGGCAAATCATTGCATCAGCGCTCACATGGTGAGGCGTTTCTCGACCTGTTTCAAAACCGCTTTCAGGAGTCGGGCAATTCGATCTACTTGCTCGACGAGCCAGAGGCTGCATTGTCGCCGATGCGGCAATTGGCCTTTTTGAGCATAATGAAAAAGCTGGTCGACACGAAGCGGACGCAGTTTATTATCTGCACGCATTCCCCGATTTTGCTGGGCTATCCGGGTGCTGATATTTATTCATTCGATGAAGCGCCGCTACAAAAGATCGATTATGAGGAAACGCCGCATTATGCGGTGACGAAATATTTTTTAAACCAGCGCGATGCGATGCTGGAGAAGCTATTTGAGGAGGCGTGA
- a CDS encoding pentapeptide repeat-containing protein produces MIEWSGREFEGEDLRDVDFSEGDLKDCKFVNCSFQHAQMKELQTSGCQFIGCDLSGAQLNNSVHHNSAFVNCMFQSANLFVSQFTGCKMTGSSFLSATLTGTTISGGDFSYVNLRSQDLKGQKLRGVRFVEADLYGCTLEKADLRDTDLSRAILAHSKLSGADFRGAMMDGVAFVNVDVRGARLDLQQAVLFARSFGAKVD; encoded by the coding sequence GTGATTGAATGGTCTGGACGGGAGTTTGAAGGCGAAGATCTGCGCGATGTGGACTTTAGCGAAGGGGATCTTAAAGATTGCAAATTTGTGAATTGCTCGTTTCAACATGCGCAGATGAAAGAACTGCAAACCAGCGGCTGTCAGTTTATCGGGTGTGATCTCAGTGGCGCCCAGTTGAACAATTCGGTGCATCACAACTCGGCGTTTGTCAATTGTATGTTCCAGTCGGCCAACCTGTTTGTCTCGCAGTTTACAGGCTGCAAAATGACAGGGTCGAGTTTTCTCAGCGCGACTCTGACCGGGACTACCATTTCGGGCGGAGACTTCTCCTATGTCAACCTGCGCTCACAAGATCTGAAGGGACAAAAGTTGCGCGGCGTGCGCTTTGTAGAAGCGGACCTGTATGGATGTACCTTGGAGAAAGCGGACCTGCGCGACACCGATCTGTCGCGGGCGATCCTCGCACATTCCAAGTTGTCCGGAGCAGACTTTCGCGGGGCCATGATGGACGGCGTAGCGTTTGTCAACGTTGACGTGCGTGGGGCTCGGCTCGATCTGCAACAGGCTGTGCTGTTTGCCAGATCGTTTGGCGCAAAAGTTGATTGA
- a CDS encoding response regulator transcription factor, which produces MKVLIVEDDSALLQAVADVFEEEGYQTDRADNGYDGLSFAEQGIYDLLVLDIMLPGKSGLEIIKTLRKKGSETPILLLTARDSVEDRVKGLDVGADDYLTKPFAFQELLARARALLRRKGGVGIDGDILCGPLVLRAKEYDVFVDGTPLKLTAKEYKLLEYLLLNRGQILTREQIFDRVWGFDVDTNMGVVDVYLHYVRKKLTPHNCDHLIHTIRGVGYMLKESSDVR; this is translated from the coding sequence ATGAAAGTGTTGATCGTGGAAGATGACTCCGCGCTCTTGCAAGCGGTGGCAGATGTATTTGAAGAGGAGGGCTACCAGACCGACCGAGCTGATAACGGTTATGACGGGCTGTCCTTTGCGGAACAGGGCATCTACGACTTGCTGGTGCTCGACATCATGCTGCCTGGCAAAAGCGGGCTTGAGATCATCAAAACGTTGCGCAAAAAAGGCAGTGAGACTCCGATTTTGCTGCTCACCGCCCGTGACTCGGTGGAAGACCGCGTGAAGGGGCTCGATGTCGGGGCGGATGACTATTTGACCAAGCCGTTCGCGTTTCAAGAACTGCTGGCACGCGCTCGTGCACTGCTGCGTCGCAAAGGCGGTGTCGGCATCGATGGGGACATCCTCTGTGGACCGCTGGTGCTGCGTGCGAAAGAGTACGATGTATTTGTGGACGGTACACCGCTGAAGCTGACCGCAAAAGAATATAAACTCTTAGAATATTTGTTGCTCAACCGTGGCCAGATTTTGACGCGGGAGCAGATTTTTGACCGGGTCTGGGGATTCGACGTAGATACCAACATGGGCGTCGTCGATGTCTATCTGCACTATGTGCGCAAAAAATTGACTCCGCATAACTGCGACCACCTGATTCACACGATTCGCGGCGTCGGGTATATGTTGAAGGAGAGCAGTGATGTTCGCTAG